The Bradyrhizobium sp. CCBAU 051011 DNA segment CCCGCCCGCCTCGTGACGCTCGGCCTGCGCGACCGCGCCAACTACGTGGCCGGCGCGGCGGTGCGCAAGATTCCGCTCGACGACAAGCTGTTCGCGATCAAGGGACCGACTTCCGTGACCATCAGCACGGTCCGCGGGCGTGTTTTGGTGCCCTTCCATATCCCTGGCTATCTCGACGGCTGGGAAAGCCCCTTCCCGGCGCATCTCGTCTCGGATGGCCACGTCTACGAAATCCACATCGCCGTCAAATCGAAATCACCACCGGAGGAGAAGACCATGGTTCACGAGGGTATCCTTGCACGTATGGGTAGACTTCTTGCCGCTATCGCCAGCGAGACCATCGACAATGCCGAAAACAGCAACAAGGTCGCGCTGGTCAAACAGGCGATCCGCGAGATCGACGCCGGCGCCGACGAAGCGCGCCATGCGCTCGGTAAGTCGCGCGCCGAGGAGTTCCGCCTCAAGCGCCGGCGGGAAGAACTCGACGCCGAAGTAGCCGGGCTGACCGAGAAGATTCGTCTTGCGGTTGCAGAAAACCGCGAGGATCTCGCGCGCGCCGGCGTTGCTCGGCAAATTGATCTTGAGTCGCAAGGCACCGCGCTCGAACGCGCCATGGATTTCATCGAACTCGAAATCGACGAGCAGACCAAGGCCTTACAGGCGATGCTTGGCGCGCGGCGTGAAGCCGAAACTCGCCTCGCCGATCTCGAAGCGAGCCTCGAAAAACATTCACCGCAGGAAACCGGACGCACGGCTGGTGCGACAAAGACAGTGAGTCCCGATCGGGCCATGGCCGCGATCGCCCGCGTCACGGGTGTGCCGGCTTCCGGCGTGCCAGGTGACAAGGAACTCGACGAACTCGACCGGTTGCACCGCGAAAAGGAAATCGCGGCACGCCTTGAAAGGATCAAGTCGCAGCAATGAGTGCCCTGACCGACATCCTGCTGGCGCCGGACGTGCGGCCCTTTGCCGTGGCCGCGGCGATCATGCTGGCGCTCGGCGGCATCGAACTGCTGGCAACGCTGGTCGGATTTTCGCTGAGCCACATCGGCAAGGACATCGGGGTCGAGACCGACAGTGAAAGCGGCCTCGGCGGCCTGTTCCTCTGGATCAATGCGGGACGTCTGCCGCTGTTGATCCTGATCATCCTCGCGCTCGGCGTGTTCTCGATTGCGGGTTTCTTTCTGCAGGGCCTCGCGCATGGCATCGGAATCTCGATTCCGGCCGCGATCGCGGCCCTTGCCGCTGCAGCCCTCAGCCTTCCCGCCATCCGCGTCACCAGCCGCGGCGTCGCCCGTGTGATTCCGCGCGACGAGACCTATGCGGTCGACGAGGCCGACTTCATCGGGCACGTCGCCGAAGTTTCGGTCGGGCCGCTCGACCAGGGGCTGCCCGGCCGCGTTCGTCTCAAGGATGTCTTCGGCAACTGGCATTCTCTCGTCGCACGCGCCAGTCCCGAATCCACGCCGCTTCCGGTCGGCGCCAGCGTGCTGCTGGTCGACCGTGACGCCAAGAGTTTTATCGCTATCTCCGCACCCGCCGACCTCATTGCACAACGATCAGACAGGGTTTAAAACATGTGGGAACTTGCAGTACCCGTCGCTATTGGCGTCATTGTCGTTCTTGTTATCGGTCTCCTGCTTGCAAAACTCTACCGCCGCTCGACGCGTGACGAAGCCTATGTCCGCACCGGTCTCGGCGGCCAGAAAGTCGTCCTCGACGGCGGCTCCATCGTCCTCCCGGTTTTTCACTCCGTCGCCGCGGTCAATCTGAAGACGCTGCGGCTGGAAGTCGCCCGCGGCGGCCCGGACTCGATGATCACCAAGGACCGCATGCGCGTCGACATCGGTGCCGAGTTCTATCTGCGAGTCAAACCCGATAGCTCCTCGATCGCGCTCGCTGCGCAGACGCTGGGCAGCCGCACCCAAAATGGCGGCGAGCTGCGCGAGCTGATCGAAGCCAAGTTCGTCGACGGCCTGCGTTCGGTGGCCGCCACCATGAATCTCGAAGAGCTGCAGGAGCAGCGCGCCACCTTCGTGAAGTCAGTGCAGGAGGCGGTCGGCGCCGACATCCAGAACAACGGCCTCGAACTCGAGTCGGTGTCGCTGACGCGGCTCGACCAGAGCGACATCAAGCATTTCAATCCGAGCAACTTCTTCGACGCGCACGGTCTGACGACGCTGACCAAGATCACAAGGGAGCGCGAACAGGAGCGCAACCAGATCGTCCGCACCACCGAGGTCAATATCGCGCAGCAGGACCTCGTCGCCCGCCAGACCACGCTGACGATCGAGGCCACCAAGCGCGAAGCGGAACTGGCGCAGCAGCGCGACATCGCCAACAAGACCGCCGCGATGCGCGCGCAGACCGCGCAGGTCGAGCAGACCGCGGTGCAGAACGAGGCCGAGTATCGAATCCAGCAGGAACTTGCTGTCGCCAACAAGCAGACCGAAGCCAACCAGTTGCGCGACACCCGCAAGATCGAGGCCGATCTCGCCGTGAAACGGCGCAACACCGAAATGGAGCGCGACTTGCAGATCGTGGCGCAGGAAAGCGCGATCGCGATTGCCACCAAGAGCAAGGAGCAATCCGAGGCGCAGACGGTTGCCGAAACCGCGCGTGCGCTGGCAATTGCGGCCGAGGAAAAGGTCACCACCGCCAAAGCCGTCGAAATCGCCGAGCGCGACAAGATCATCAACGTGATCGCGGCGCGCAAGGCCGCCGAGACCGAGGCGATGCCGATCACCGTGATGGCGGAGGCCGAGAACCAGGCCGCGAACAACAAGGCGGAGGCCATCACCATGCTGGCCAAGGCCGACGCCGATGCCGCGATCACGCGCGCGGCCGGCGTCAAGTCGCTCGGCCAGGCCGAGGCCGAGGTGGCGGCGCTGAAGGCGGAAGCCCGCAACAAGCTCTCCCAGGCGATCGTCGACTACGATCTCACGCTGGCGCGCATCAACGTGATCCCGAACGCGCTGGCCGAAGCGGTCAAGCCGATCGAGAAGATCTCGGACATCCGGATCTTCGACACCGGCGGCATGCTCGGCCGCGGCGGCGGCAACGGCGCCATGAACGGCCACAGCAACGGTCTCGGCCTCGGCGACGGCCTTGCCGCACAACTGCTGTCGGTCTCGGCGTTCAAGCCGATCATCGACAAGATTCTGGCCGAAGGCGGTTTTGCCGCCGGTCCTGACGCGCTGACCAGCCTGACCAATGCGCTCGCCGCGCAGCAACTGGCCGCTCCTCCGGCCGAACTGCCCGCCGTGCTTGATGAAGATGACGATGAGGTGGCGACGCCGCCCGCGACGATCTCCGGAACAGGCAAGGCGACGCTCGGACCCAAGACGTAATCAAAACGGCGGGCTGATCCGTCGTTTAGATCGAAATCGAAAGAGGGCCCGCCGCCATTCGCCGCGGGCCTTTTTTCGTGCGTCTGCGCATGTCTGAATTTATTATCGGCGCTCAGCGTTCGCCGAGATTGTCCATCGTGAACTTGCGAATCCGCTGCGCAAATGGGGCAACGACACCCGCGAAAGGTTTCCCGCCTTCCCGCAGCGCCAACATCTCCTTGCGTTGCTCCTCGATCAGCTCAAGCACTGCCTTTTTCTGCTCGGCCTTTAGGTCGGTTGCGCTCTCCGTGCGCTGGCGCGCGCCATCGAGAACCGTCTTGATCTCCGCCTCGGGAATCGTCGCAAAGAACCCTTTCATCGTTTCGTCTACTGCGGTTTTCCAGCTCTTCTGATTGAATCCCGCCTTGGTGATCAACTTTTGGCTCGCAGCATCCTTCTCGAACCAGTCGTCGGCTTCGTCATCGTCGTACGCGAAATCGCCAAACTCGGTCTTCAGCTTCTCGATAAGGTCAACGACGGTGCCGGCATCGCGAGAGGTCAATGCCAACGCGACCTTGTCGAATTTGGCCACGCTCAATGCAGCGAGCAAAGCAAAGGCTAATGCGACAGCCGCAGCTGCCCGTGAAGGGAAACCCTGCATTTTCAATCTACTCCTGTTGATTCCAATGAACGATCCCACCCACTTCACGGACGTGCTCACCGAATCAACAGGCAGCTCGCAAGGAAGTCGCGCCATCTGCCACTGCACATCAAATGCGCAGATTGTCAATTCGTCCGCCGCTCGATCCAAATATGCAGACGCGCTTGCGACATCGGACGACACCAGCGCAACGCCCTGCGGTGCTCCACGCGCGGCGATTTCTGTCGCGGGGACCGTGTGCTTCCGGTGCGTGTGGAGGTTTTTGTTTGTAGAGAAGCTTGTCGGGAAACGGGTGGGCTGGATCGTCCCTGGGCCGGACAATGCGCGGGAATGGAATCCATCATGGAACTCTGCCATGTCACCCGACCCGACGCCTCGCCTGCCCGCCACCTTCAACCGTCTGGCCTGGTCGAACCTCGCAGCCCAGTCGGCCGAGCAGATTGCGCTGGCCGCAGCGCCGATCGTCGCCGTGCTCCTGCTCGGCGTTGGCGAAGGCCAGACTGGCCTGCTGCAGACGGCGTTGACGCTGCCCTTCATCCTGTTTGCGATTCCCGCGGGCCTCCTTGCCGACCGCGTCTCGCGGCGCTGGGTGATGGCGGGCTCGGAGGCGCTGCGGGCAGCCGCGCTTGCCGCAATCCTGCTGCTGCTCTGGCTCGGACAAATGACGCTGCCCCTGCTGTCGCTGCTTGGCTTCATCGCGGTATGCGGCACGGTCGCCTACAGCGTCGCCGCGCCCGCGCTGGTGCCGTCGCTGGTCAATTCAGAGCAATTGCCCGCGGCGAACGCGCGGATCGAACTGGCGCGCACGGTGGCGTTTGCGAGCGGCCCCGCGCTCGGCGGTGTGCTGGTCGGATGGGTCGGCGCCGCGCCTGCGTTCGGCGTTGCCGCGGCGCTATCCGTGATCGCAGTCGTGCTGCTGTCAGGCATCTATGAGCCGGCGCGCGCGCCTGCCCCGCGCCGCCATCCGCTGCAGGAGATCAGGGAAGGCGCGGCGTTCGTGCTGCACCATCCGCTGCTGCGGCCGGTGTTCATCACGCAGTTCATCTTCAACACGGCGTCGTTCCTGCTGCTCGCCGTGTTCGTGCCCTATGCCGTTCGCCATCTCGGGCTATCTGCCACCGGCGTCGGCGTGACGCTCGGGATGTATGGCGTCGGCATGGTGGCCGGCGCGCTCTCGGCCACGCGGGTGATGAAGCGCCTCGCCTTCGGCACCGTGATCGGGCTTGGGCCGGTGACCGGCTTCATCGCGGCGGCCGTGATGGCGCTGACCACGGTCGTTCCGGCGGCATGGCTTGCAGGCCTGAGCTTCTTCCTGCTCGGCGCCGGTCCGATCCTCTGGGTGATCTCGACCACGACGCTGCGCCAATCGGTGACACCGCCCTCGCTGCTCGGCCGCGTCTCCGCCATCAACATCATGAGCTACGGCGCCCGCCCGCTCGGCTCGGCGCTCGGCGCCATCGTCGGCGGCCTCTACAGCGCCGAAGCCTGCCTCTATCTGGCAGCCGTCATCTTCGCCGCGCAGGCGCTGGTGATCCTGCTCTCACCCGCGGTCTCGCTGGCGCGGCAGCCGGACATGGTGGGTGAGCCGGCGCGCTGCTAGCCATTAGGGTCGTGTCAAGCTGAAATCGTCATTGCGAGCGCAGCGAAGCAATCCATCGTGCAGCGCAAAGAAAGAATGGATTGCTTCGCTGCGCTCGCAATGACGGTGGCTAAAGCAGGCGCCTAGCTCGCCAGATACCGCTCATACTTCCCCGCCACCACCTCGTCCGCGGCGATATCCGGATCGAGCGTGTACAGATCCTGCGCGCGACCGATGCCGCGTAGCGCGTAGCGGCCGGTGGAGACCAGGTAGTTTC contains these protein-coding regions:
- a CDS encoding PspA/IM30 family protein — encoded protein: MIKVPVETPTATLRYALAPDAAGIAAIEATFADYDRMMAILAEVAPVGANLVALHAQAYERIRIETGLPARLVTLGLRDRANYVAGAAVRKIPLDDKLFAIKGPTSVTISTVRGRVLVPFHIPGYLDGWESPFPAHLVSDGHVYEIHIAVKSKSPPEEKTMVHEGILARMGRLLAAIASETIDNAENSNKVALVKQAIREIDAGADEARHALGKSRAEEFRLKRRREELDAEVAGLTEKIRLAVAENREDLARAGVARQIDLESQGTALERAMDFIELEIDEQTKALQAMLGARREAETRLADLEASLEKHSPQETGRTAGATKTVSPDRAMAAIARVTGVPASGVPGDKELDELDRLHREKEIAARLERIKSQQ
- a CDS encoding OB-fold-containig protein, whose translation is MSALTDILLAPDVRPFAVAAAIMLALGGIELLATLVGFSLSHIGKDIGVETDSESGLGGLFLWINAGRLPLLILIILALGVFSIAGFFLQGLAHGIGISIPAAIAALAAAALSLPAIRVTSRGVARVIPRDETYAVDEADFIGHVAEVSVGPLDQGLPGRVRLKDVFGNWHSLVARASPESTPLPVGASVLLVDRDAKSFIAISAPADLIAQRSDRV
- a CDS encoding flotillin family protein, with translation MWELAVPVAIGVIVVLVIGLLLAKLYRRSTRDEAYVRTGLGGQKVVLDGGSIVLPVFHSVAAVNLKTLRLEVARGGPDSMITKDRMRVDIGAEFYLRVKPDSSSIALAAQTLGSRTQNGGELRELIEAKFVDGLRSVAATMNLEELQEQRATFVKSVQEAVGADIQNNGLELESVSLTRLDQSDIKHFNPSNFFDAHGLTTLTKITREREQERNQIVRTTEVNIAQQDLVARQTTLTIEATKREAELAQQRDIANKTAAMRAQTAQVEQTAVQNEAEYRIQQELAVANKQTEANQLRDTRKIEADLAVKRRNTEMERDLQIVAQESAIAIATKSKEQSEAQTVAETARALAIAAEEKVTTAKAVEIAERDKIINVIAARKAAETEAMPITVMAEAENQAANNKAEAITMLAKADADAAITRAAGVKSLGQAEAEVAALKAEARNKLSQAIVDYDLTLARINVIPNALAEAVKPIEKISDIRIFDTGGMLGRGGGNGAMNGHSNGLGLGDGLAAQLLSVSAFKPIIDKILAEGGFAAGPDALTSLTNALAAQQLAAPPAELPAVLDEDDDEVATPPATISGTGKATLGPKT
- a CDS encoding MFS transporter is translated as MSPDPTPRLPATFNRLAWSNLAAQSAEQIALAAAPIVAVLLLGVGEGQTGLLQTALTLPFILFAIPAGLLADRVSRRWVMAGSEALRAAALAAILLLLWLGQMTLPLLSLLGFIAVCGTVAYSVAAPALVPSLVNSEQLPAANARIELARTVAFASGPALGGVLVGWVGAAPAFGVAAALSVIAVVLLSGIYEPARAPAPRRHPLQEIREGAAFVLHHPLLRPVFITQFIFNTASFLLLAVFVPYAVRHLGLSATGVGVTLGMYGVGMVAGALSATRVMKRLAFGTVIGLGPVTGFIAAAVMALTTVVPAAWLAGLSFFLLGAGPILWVISTTTLRQSVTPPSLLGRVSAINIMSYGARPLGSALGAIVGGLYSAEACLYLAAVIFAAQALVILLSPAVSLARQPDMVGEPARC